Genomic segment of Streptosporangium sp. NBC_01755:
CGATGATTTTTGCGGCCTGCTGAACTGCCGCTGGAGTGCGAAGGGGAGGAGTGCCCGGGGGAGTCCCGAGGGGCCTCGGGGGGCCGCGCCCTGGGGATTCGCCGACGTCGTTCCGGGCGAGCCTCCGGGCGGCGTTCGGCGCGGACCTCGGGGCGGCGGACGTATACCGGATCACCAGGCTGGAGGAGCCGGTAGATGGGGACGGCGTTGTGCAGCGGGACCCGGACGCACCCGTGGGAGGCGGGGAAGCGGGGAACGAGGGTGGAACCGTGGACGGCGATGCCACCGTTGAAGTAGACGGAGTAGAACATCGATCCCAGGATCCCCGTGGACCAGCCGGGGACCCGTGCCCCGACCCAGTAGTCACCGACCGGGGTGTCGGCGAATCCGCAGTGGCCCTTCTCGCAGTACGACCTGCGAGCACCGGTCGAGATGTGGGTCACCAGCACGGGTTTCCCGCCCTTCCACACGGTGAGGAGCCGGCGTCGTAGATCGATCTCGGTCCTCTCCGGCCCTCCGTACCCCACCAGGGGCCTGATGCGCCTGGGACGCAGGAGGGCCTGCCAGGTCGGCAGGTCGATTCTGTCGACGGGCCTCAACCCGTTGGCCTTCTGAAAGGCCCATACGGTCATGCGCAGCGCGGAATCGTACGTGAAGCTGAGATTTCCCGGGGTGAAACCCAGATCTCTAAGCCTTTTTTTCACATTATGGACCTCGATTCCCCTGCTGCCCACTTTGAGGATCGTGAATTGGTCGGGAAGGGGGGCCTGCTGGAAATCCGGGGAGGGGTCGATCGCGGCGTGCGCGACGCCGGCGGGCAGGGTTGTGGCCAGGGCGAAGATGGTTCCTGCGATCAGGGAGCGGTGGGCGGTGCTTCGCATATGTGACGTCTATCCGCTGGCAGTGATTATTAACCCTCTAATGCCACTTGCCAGAAAGTAAGACTTATACCGCCGTGTGTGACCCGACGGTTAATGTGAAGAGGCTTTCCCGAGAAAGTAGATATGTGTTTTAAGGCGGCGAGATATGGTGATTTCAGGGATATATGTATGATATTTTCGGGGCCATTGAGTGTGAACGATGCGTTGCCACGCACCGGCCCCCCCGGCCCCCCGGCCTTCCCCGGCCCCCCGGCCCCCCGGCCTCCCCCGGTCCTTGGTGCTCGGCTCCCGACCTCACCTGCGCACACGGGCGCGCCTTCTGGTCTCGTGCGACATGTCGCACCCCGCTGATCTCCCGCTCGCGAGCCGTACCGGACCGCACGGTCTTGTACGGCTCGCGGCGTGTCTCTATCCGGAGAACGCCGGGTGTGCCCCTCTGGAGCGTGCGGGATGCTCGCGGACGTCACGAAGACATCCCGTACGGGATCCAGGGGAGCATCGGCCGATCAGCCGAGCCGGATGACGCCCTTGGAGACCTTGATTTTCCTGCGGGCCAGTGGCCGCGTGGCCGGCCCCCTAGCCACCGAGCCGTCGGCGATCCGGAACCTGCTGCCGTGGCAGGGGCAGTTGATGGTCCCGCCGCGGATGGTGGAGACCGGACAGCCCTGGTGGGTGCATTTGGCGCTGAAGGCACGGAAGGTGCCCTTGACGGGCTGGGTGACCACCCACTTGCCGTTGATGATCCGGCCACCGCCGACGGGGATGCCGCTGGTCTTGGCGAGCACGGGACCGGCGGTCTCTCCGGCCTCCTCGGCCGCCTCGGCCGGGCGTACCCATGCGACGGCCGACGCGATCGCGGCGGCGGCGCCGCCCGCGAGACCGCGGAAGATCATTAATCGACGAGTGGGGGTGGGCATGGCGGGCCTCCTGGGGGGCGAATGGATCACGTGTGTGGTTCATATCACAGGAAAGCGGGCCTGCAGACAGGCTCCGCGCTCCTCCCCGACGATGCGCAGGCTGCCGCCGTGCCGTACCGCGATGTCCCTGGCGATGGCCAGACCGAGGCCCGATCCGCCCGCGTCCCTGTCCCTGGCCTCGTCCAGCCGGGTGAAGCGGTCGAAGACCGCCTCGTGGTGCTCGGCGGGGATGCCGGGGCCGTCGTCGCACACGTCGAGCACCGACTCGCCGCCGTCCGTGGACAGCCGGACGGTGACCGCGGAGCTCGCGTGGCGTACGGCGTTGTCCACCAGGTTGGCCACCAGGCGCCGCAACTGCCCGGCCGAGCCGAGGACCACGGTGTCGGCCGCCACCTCCAGCGCCACCCTGATCTCCGATCTGGGCCGAGACCTGGCCGCCTCCTCGGCGGTCACCTGGCCGAGGTCCACCTCCTCGTGGCAGGTGGGCTCTCCCGCGTCCAGGCGGGCGAGCAGGAGGAGATCGGAGGTGAGTGCCTGGATCCGCTCCACGTCGGTCAGCGCCTCGGCCGCCAGCGGCCCCGGCGGAGCCAGCTCAAGGCGCGTCCGCAAGATGGCCAGCGGGCTGCGGAGTTCGTGGGCGGCGTCGGCGACGAAGCGCTTCTGCCGGCCGACCGCCAGTTCGAGGCGGTCGAGCGTGCGGTTCATGGTCTCGGCGAGGCGGGCGATCTCGTCGCGCGACCGCGGTACGGGAACCCGCCGGTGCAGGTCGTTCGCGGTGATGTCGGCCATCTCGGTGCGAATGGCCGAGACCGGTGCCAGTGCCCGGCCGACGACGAGCCAGGTCAGGACGGCGACCAGCAGGAGCAGCGCGGGGATGCCGGGCAGCAACAGGCCCCACAGTGCCCGCAGCGCGTCCCCCGTCGGCTCCAGCGACGCCCGGGCCTGCACGAACATCATGCCGTCGGCGGTGTCCACGGGCATCGTGGCCAGGGCGAAGGAGTCGCCGGGCGCCCACTGCGCCACCTCGGTGGACTGGGACGCGGTGCCGCCCTGGAAGACCTTCACGACTTCCGGGGGTTCTCCCCCGGTCGATGGGACGGCGGTCGAGGTCCGGGCCAAGAGCGCCGGTGGTGCGGGGTACGTGAAGATCTTGACGTCGGGGTCGAGGAGGGTCGTCTTCGAGAGGCTGAGACCGTCGGCGGCCGTTCCGGCGAGCGCCACGCCGCCGGTGAGCACCTCGGCGGTGGCGTCGGCGCGACGGACGGCCTCGTTGGAGGCGCTCCGCGTCAGGCTCCCCGTCAGCACGCCGATGAGCACCGCCGCCGCCACGCCCAGCGCGACCGCGACGATGGCTGTGGCGGCGAGGGTCGCCCTGAGCCTTACCGACAGGCGTGACGCCATCTCAGGCCTCCAGCCGGTAGCCGGCGCCGCGCACCGTCACCAGTGACGAGCGGCCGAACGGAGAGTCGATCTTGCGGCGGAGCGCGCTGATGTAGACCTCCACGATGTTCGGGTCGCCGTCGTAGGAGAAGTCCCAAGCCTGGGCCAGCAGGTCGCTCTTGGAGACCACCTCGCCCTGCCTGCGCGCCAGGCCGTGCAGCACCGCGAACTCCTTGGGGGTGAGGGGGATGTCCACCTCCCCACGGCGGCAGCGGAGCCCCGCGGGATCGACGGTCAGGTCGCCGACCGCGATGGACACCGGTCTGGCGTGGCCGCCCCGGCGTACCAGTGCGCGCAGCCGGGCCAGCAGCACCACGTAGGAGAACGGCTTGGACAGGAAGTCGTCCGCGCCCGTGTCCAGGGCCTCGGCCTCGTCGTGCACCCCGTCCTTGGCGGTGAGCATCAGGATCGGCGTCCAGTTCTCCGCGTCGCGGAGCCTGGCGCAGACGGTGTAGCCGTTCATCCGGGGCAGCATGACGTCCAGCACGATCACGTCGTACGGGTTCTCGGTCGCCATCCAGAGTCCGTCGCGCCCGTCGTACGTCACGTCGACGGCGAACCCCTCGCCCGCCAGCCCCTCCTTCAGTAGATGGGCCAGACGTTTCTCGTCCTCAACCAGCAGCACGCGCATACCGCCCAGCGTGCCGCACCGTGCCTAAAGCCAACCTGAAGATGATTTCTGTCGTCTTCAGGCTGGGTTCAGGCAGCGGGCGGGAGCCTGTGATCTCCAGATCCGCTTGACGGGTCCGCTTGACGGGTCCGCCTATAGATCCGCCTGATAGATCCGCCTGACAAGGAGAACGCCCATGCGCATCCGCATGCTCGCCGCCGCCGTGGTGACCGCGGGGGCACTGATGGCCACCCTGACCGGGGCCGCCAGCGCCGACGACACGCCCACGCCCGCCCCCAAGGAAGGCACCGAGCATATCCAGTGCGATGGCGGCGGCCATGTGACCCTGACGACGCACCGGCTCACCGAAGCCGAGATCAAGGAGTTGGAGAAGGCCGGATCGTTGCCCTTCGTGTCCACCGCGCCCTCGGGACGGGCCGATGAGGCCGGGGTGCCGGCCGCCCACGTCACGATCGCCGGGGAGGCCGGGGTGCCGGCCGCCCACGTCACGATCGTCAGGAGCGTCCCGGCGGAAGCGGGGGACGCGAAGGAGCTTCCCCCTCTCCCCGAAGGCGTGACTCCCGGCAAGGACATCAAGGTCATGGCCGCTCCCACGGTGACTGCGGGGACCGCGGGGCCCGGGGCTCCGGAGGCAGGGATGGTGACCGTGTTCTCCGAGGACGTTCCCGAGGGGGCCGAAGGGGGCGAGGGGGCCGGGGATGCCGCGGTCAGGGTCATGAGCGCGCTCTCCGGTGACGAGCCCAAGGTCACCTGCTTCAAGAAGGAGTAGCCTCGCGGAGGCGGCCCTGAAGACCTGCGAACCGGCCGGGGAAACCCGTGCGGGAGTGACTCCGGCCGGTTCGCAGCCAACCGGTGCCGGACCGACCTGGCAGGCCGCACCGTGTAGGGGCCGGTGCGGCTCAGTCCTCGGTGACTCGGCTCCCGGTCGAGTCCCGGCCCTCGGGGAAGGTCGGGTGCGGACCCAGGGTCCAGTACTCGTACAGGCCGTGACCGACGTGGCCGTCGTACTCGAAGCGGCCGACCATGGCGCCGGCCCGCACAGCGGTGGGGCCCGCACCTTCGAAGGTGCGGGCCCCACCGCTGACAGGTGACGTACGCCGTGGTCGGCCGACCGGCGTATGTCGTACCGCTAGGGCAGTTTCCTGGACGTGTGCTCCGCCCTGGCGTCGGCCTTGCCCCCCAGTTCGTCGGCCTTCGACGTGGCGTCGTCCGTCACGTTGGAGGCTTTGCCCGTCACCGTCTCCATCTTGTGTCCCACCCAATGGGACGCGTCGGAGGCGCTCTCCTTCAGGGTGTCCGCCCACTGGTCGGCGTTCTTGCGGTACAGCGCGTAGCCCGCCGCTCCGATCGCGACGCCGATGACCAGCAGGGCCATCGGCCATCCGCGGGACTTGGTGGGCTTGGGATCGATCTTCGCGGCGGCCTGGGACAGCGCGGCGCTGAGCTTCGGCGCGAGCTGTTCCTCGATCGAGTGCGCGGCGGCGTCAAGCCTCGGTGCCGCCCACCCGCGTGCGACGATGATCTTATCACCGGCCATGTCACGAGCCTGGCCGGCCATGTCACGGGCCTGGTAGACCACGTCGCGGGCCTGGCCGGCCAGCGGGCTGACCCGATCCACGACGAGGACAGCCTGAGCCTTCGCGTGGCGCAGCCGCCTTTCCGGAGCCACGATCTTCATGTGGCGCTTTCCAAACAGTGCTAGAGGCACAACAACCTCCCCATTCGTTGGGGCCCCGTCGCCACCCCTTCCCGCTCGAAGGCGGCTCAATCATGACGGCCCGTGGGAGGATGGCATGAGGATCGGTTCCGGCCGAAATCGTCAAAGCGCTACAAAAGCAATACGTTGCATAGGCATTGCCACAACCTGAAGGGGGCAGTCCGATCATGGCTGAGAAGTTGATCGCGAACCTCAACACCAATCGCGGTAGCGTGAAGGTCCAGCTCTTCCCGGATCACGCGCCCAAGACCGTGCGCAACTTCGTCGAGCTCGCCGAGGGCACCCGCGAGTGGGTGCACCCGGAGACCGGCCAGAAGTCCACCGACAAGCTGTACGACGGCACCATCTTCCACCGGGTCATCTCGGGCTTCATGATCCAGGGTGGCGACCCGCTGGGCCAGGGGGTCGGTGGTCCCGGCTACAAGTTCGACGACGAGATCCACCCGGACCTCTACTTCAACCGCCCGTACCTGCTCGCCATGGCGAACGCCGGCATCCAGATGGGCCGCGGCACCAACGGCTCCCAGTTCTTCGTCACCGTGGTGCCCACGCCTCACCTCAACGGCAAGCACACCATCTTCGGTGAGGTGATCGAGGGTCAGGACGTCGTCGACGCCATCGCCAAGACCGATACCGACGCCCGGGACCGCCCCACCGAGCCCGTGGTCCTGGAGTCGGTGACCATCGAGCGCGTTCAGAGCTGACCTTTCGCCCGGCGGCCTCCCCCGGAGGCCGCCGTTCGCATTTCCGGCCGATGCCGCTCAGCCACTGTTTGTGTGTGTACGGGCACTCGGGATCGTGAATAGGCTGGCAGTCTGGGGATAACAGAACGCGCGAAGGGGCCAGCCACAGACCATGACCACCCAGCCGTCCAGCGACCCCAACACCGTTGTCCCCAACTGCTACCGGCATCCAGGGCGTGAGACCTACGTCCGCTGCCAGCGCTGTGAGCGCCCCATCTGCCCCGACTGCATGCGCGAGGCCTCGGTGGGCTTCCAGTGCCCCGAGTGCGTGGCGGAGGGCAACAGGGGCATGCGGCAGGCACAGTCCGTGTTCGGCGGCCGGGCGGTCGTCACGCCCCGGGTCACCTGGGCGCTGCTGGTTCTCAACGTCCTGGCCTACTTCGCCGAGACCGTGCGCACCGACTGGGTGCTGGACAACTTCGCGATGAACTCCTACGCCGTCGCCTACAACGGCGAGTGGTGGCGCCTGATCACCGGGGCCTTCCTGCACATGCCGCTCGGCGGTGGCGGCTGGGCCCTGACCCACATCGTGTTCAACATGTGGGCCCTT
This window contains:
- a CDS encoding rhomboid family intramembrane serine protease, with the translated sequence MTTQPSSDPNTVVPNCYRHPGRETYVRCQRCERPICPDCMREASVGFQCPECVAEGNRGMRQAQSVFGGRAVVTPRVTWALLVLNVLAYFAETVRTDWVLDNFAMNSYAVAYNGEWWRLITGAFLHMPLGGGGWALTHIVFNMWALYAIGPELERRLGSARFLALYLLAALGGSVAIYLFGIAAVGASGAIYGMFGALFVLGRKLGYNVQGVLWLIGINAVITFVVPGISWQGHLGGLIAGSLVAAVFAFAPARSRDAVQWGGCAAMLVVLVVLVLALPPFALQAQLGIYG
- a CDS encoding peptidylprolyl isomerase, with the translated sequence MAEKLIANLNTNRGSVKVQLFPDHAPKTVRNFVELAEGTREWVHPETGQKSTDKLYDGTIFHRVISGFMIQGGDPLGQGVGGPGYKFDDEIHPDLYFNRPYLLAMANAGIQMGRGTNGSQFFVTVVPTPHLNGKHTIFGEVIEGQDVVDAIAKTDTDARDRPTEPVVLESVTIERVQS
- a CDS encoding L,D-transpeptidase family protein, which encodes MRSTAHRSLIAGTIFALATTLPAGVAHAAIDPSPDFQQAPLPDQFTILKVGSRGIEVHNVKKRLRDLGFTPGNLSFTYDSALRMTVWAFQKANGLRPVDRIDLPTWQALLRPRRIRPLVGYGGPERTEIDLRRRLLTVWKGGKPVLVTHISTGARRSYCEKGHCGFADTPVGDYWVGARVPGWSTGILGSMFYSVYFNGGIAVHGSTLVPRFPASHGCVRVPLHNAVPIYRLLQPGDPVYVRRPEVRAERRPEARPERRRRIPRARPPEAPRDSPGHSSPSHSSGSSAGRKNHR
- a CDS encoding response regulator transcription factor gives rise to the protein MRVLLVEDEKRLAHLLKEGLAGEGFAVDVTYDGRDGLWMATENPYDVIVLDVMLPRMNGYTVCARLRDAENWTPILMLTAKDGVHDEAEALDTGADDFLSKPFSYVVLLARLRALVRRGGHARPVSIAVGDLTVDPAGLRCRRGEVDIPLTPKEFAVLHGLARRQGEVVSKSDLLAQAWDFSYDGDPNIVEVYISALRRKIDSPFGRSSLVTVRGAGYRLEA
- a CDS encoding Rieske (2Fe-2S) protein — encoded protein: MPTPTRRLMIFRGLAGGAAAAIASAVAWVRPAEAAEEAGETAGPVLAKTSGIPVGGGRIINGKWVVTQPVKGTFRAFSAKCTHQGCPVSTIRGGTINCPCHGSRFRIADGSVARGPATRPLARRKIKVSKGVIRLG
- a CDS encoding sensor histidine kinase, producing the protein MASRLSVRLRATLAATAIVAVALGVAAAVLIGVLTGSLTRSASNEAVRRADATAEVLTGGVALAGTAADGLSLSKTTLLDPDVKIFTYPAPPALLARTSTAVPSTGGEPPEVVKVFQGGTASQSTEVAQWAPGDSFALATMPVDTADGMMFVQARASLEPTGDALRALWGLLLPGIPALLLLVAVLTWLVVGRALAPVSAIRTEMADITANDLHRRVPVPRSRDEIARLAETMNRTLDRLELAVGRQKRFVADAAHELRSPLAILRTRLELAPPGPLAAEALTDVERIQALTSDLLLLARLDAGEPTCHEEVDLGQVTAEEAARSRPRSEIRVALEVAADTVVLGSAGQLRRLVANLVDNAVRHASSAVTVRLSTDGGESVLDVCDDGPGIPAEHHEAVFDRFTRLDEARDRDAGGSGLGLAIARDIAVRHGGSLRIVGEERGACLQARFPVI